In Brevundimonas subvibrioides, a genomic segment contains:
- a CDS encoding bactofilin family protein — MFNKPKAPAPTTPERPSSAIPIPPLPDLPSPGMNRSASSPAASPVASSRGLSTLSSDLQFEGNVSGAGDLQVDGSIKGDVRVGRLIVGETGAIEGNVTADYLEVRGRIVGGVNGKQVKLVSTAYVDGDITAEQLSIDIGAYFQGRVLQSRREAPAAAGPAPRPAPTAFEAPPAPAPAPAEPAPQVIDLKTV, encoded by the coding sequence TTGTTCAATAAGCCGAAAGCCCCCGCGCCGACCACGCCCGAACGTCCATCGAGCGCCATACCCATTCCGCCGCTGCCCGACCTGCCCTCGCCCGGCATGAACCGCTCGGCCTCCTCGCCAGCGGCGTCCCCGGTCGCGTCCTCGCGTGGCCTGTCAACCCTGTCGTCGGACCTGCAGTTCGAAGGCAATGTCTCGGGAGCAGGTGACCTGCAGGTGGATGGGTCGATCAAGGGCGACGTCCGCGTCGGCCGGCTGATCGTCGGCGAGACCGGAGCCATCGAGGGCAACGTCACCGCCGATTACCTCGAGGTCCGCGGCCGCATCGTCGGCGGCGTGAACGGCAAGCAGGTCAAGCTGGTCTCGACCGCCTATGTCGACGGCGACATCACCGCCGAGCAGCTGTCGATCGATATCGGTGCCTATTTCCAGGGCCGCGTCCTGCAGAGCCGCCGCGAGGCCCCGGCAGCCGCCGGGCCCGCGCCACGCCCGGCTCCGACCGCCTTCGAGGCTCCGCCGGCCCCGGCCCCCGCGCCCGCCGAGCCCGCACCCCAGGTCATCGACCTCAAGACGGTCTAG
- the prfB gene encoding peptide chain release factor 2 (programmed frameshift) encodes MRPDVEAMKADIEQSVALLRRRLDWDVANRKLDELNARVEDPTLWDRPDEAQAVSRERSKLEAQINTVKGMERDLEDGIMLADMADEEGDEATLEEARAQLKAIKDRAARAELEALLSGEADGNDAYLEVNSGAGGTESCDWAGMLLRMYSRWARAHGYEVEIEASEDGDQAGIKSATILVSGPNAYGWLKSESGVHRLVRISPYDAAAKRHTSFASVGVSPVVDDTIEIDINPADVRTDTYRASGSGGQHINKTDSAVRLTHIPTNTVVACQAGRSQHQNREQAWKMLRGRLYELELQKREAAAQALADAKTDIGWGHQIRSYVLQPYQMVKDLRTEVETSDTQGVLDGDLDAFMGAALAARVGETRGSTVD; translated from the exons ATGAGACCGGATGTCGAGGCCATGAAGGCCGACATCGAGCAGAGCGTCGCTCTGCTCAGGAGGCGTCTT GACTGGGATGTCGCCAACCGAAAGCTCGATGAGCTGAACGCGCGGGTCGAGGACCCGACGCTGTGGGACAGGCCCGACGAAGCCCAGGCCGTCAGCCGCGAGCGCTCGAAGCTGGAAGCCCAGATCAATACCGTCAAGGGCATGGAGCGCGACCTCGAGGACGGCATCATGCTGGCCGACATGGCCGACGAGGAAGGCGACGAGGCGACGCTGGAAGAAGCGCGGGCGCAGCTGAAGGCCATCAAGGACCGGGCGGCTCGCGCGGAGCTGGAGGCGCTTCTGTCCGGCGAGGCCGACGGCAACGACGCCTATCTGGAAGTGAACTCCGGCGCGGGTGGCACCGAGTCCTGCGACTGGGCCGGAATGCTGCTGCGGATGTATTCGCGCTGGGCCAGGGCGCACGGCTACGAGGTCGAGATCGAGGCGTCGGAAGACGGCGATCAGGCCGGGATCAAATCGGCGACCATCCTGGTCAGCGGCCCCAATGCCTATGGCTGGCTGAAGTCGGAATCCGGCGTACACCGGCTGGTGCGGATCAGCCCCTACGACGCGGCGGCCAAGCGCCACACCTCGTTCGCTTCGGTCGGGGTCTCGCCGGTCGTGGACGACACCATCGAGATCGACATCAACCCGGCCGATGTGCGGACCGATACCTATCGCGCGTCAGGATCCGGTGGCCAGCACATCAACAAGACGGACTCGGCCGTGCGGTTGACGCACATTCCGACCAACACCGTCGTGGCCTGCCAGGCTGGACGCTCGCAGCATCAGAACCGGGAACAGGCCTGGAAGATGCTGCGCGGGCGTCTGTACGAGCTGGAGCTTCAGAAGCGCGAGGCGGCGGCGCAAGCCCTGGCCGATGCCAAGACGGATATCGGCTGGGGGCACCAGATCCGCAGCTACGTCCTGCAGCCCTACCAGATGGTCAAGGACCTGCGGACCGAGGTCGAGACGTCGGACACCCAGGGGGTGCTGGACGGCGATCTGGACGCCTTCATGGGCGCGGCCCTGGCGGCGCGGGTCGGAGAGACCCGCGGCTCCACGGTGGATTAG
- a CDS encoding peptidoglycan DD-metalloendopeptidase family protein → MAEEQGVIRHSLIDRWFPERHVFLRTAGETRGYVLTSGRQMLLAAAGIVVAGWTLVASGGFIFDMVTRSRADDEVVRARAASERLNADLQARLETAVVRMSATTGGLDEMASMVERRHAALTRVMTMFHGVQGAETVLTPATPPAPGQAGPIQRIVAVRMDQERLIERAGDFAQTRAERLRLAFRLAGLNPAVYGADGSALGGPLIEAGDPKALATILDVDEPFAVRIRHAADNLTDMRRLADAAEDLPFARPTQSRTTSGFGVRFDPFNGRPAVHQGQDFAAPLNTPIYSTAPGIVSFAGVRSGYGNTIEIDHGHGFKTRFAHLNSMAVQPGQRIALGQRIGAMGTTGRSTGVHLHYEVWMDGRPQNPARFMRAGDQLVQ, encoded by the coding sequence ATGGCTGAAGAACAGGGAGTGATCAGGCACTCTTTGATCGATCGCTGGTTTCCGGAGCGGCATGTCTTTCTCCGCACCGCCGGCGAGACGCGTGGGTATGTTCTGACCAGCGGACGTCAGATGCTGCTGGCTGCGGCCGGGATCGTGGTGGCGGGCTGGACCCTGGTCGCGTCCGGCGGCTTCATCTTCGACATGGTGACCAGAAGCCGCGCTGACGACGAGGTCGTTCGGGCGCGGGCCGCTTCCGAGCGCCTCAACGCCGACCTTCAGGCGCGGCTGGAAACCGCCGTCGTCCGCATGTCGGCCACGACCGGTGGACTGGATGAGATGGCCAGCATGGTCGAGCGTCGCCACGCGGCCCTGACCCGCGTCATGACCATGTTCCATGGCGTCCAGGGGGCCGAGACGGTCCTGACACCCGCCACGCCGCCCGCGCCGGGCCAGGCCGGCCCCATCCAGCGCATCGTTGCGGTCCGCATGGACCAGGAACGCCTGATCGAACGGGCCGGAGATTTTGCCCAGACCCGTGCCGAACGCCTGCGTCTGGCCTTCCGCCTCGCAGGGCTCAACCCCGCCGTCTACGGTGCCGACGGGTCGGCCCTGGGTGGCCCGCTGATCGAGGCCGGTGATCCCAAGGCCCTGGCCACCATTCTTGACGTGGACGAGCCCTTCGCCGTGCGCATCCGGCACGCCGCCGACAACCTGACCGACATGCGCCGCCTGGCCGATGCGGCCGAGGACCTTCCCTTCGCCCGGCCGACCCAGTCGCGCACGACCTCGGGCTTCGGGGTCCGCTTCGATCCGTTCAACGGCCGGCCCGCCGTGCATCAGGGCCAGGACTTCGCCGCCCCCCTGAACACGCCGATCTACTCAACCGCTCCCGGCATCGTGTCTTTCGCCGGGGTTCGTTCAGGGTATGGAAACACCATTGAGATAGACCATGGCCACGGTTTCAAGACCCGTTTCGCCCATCTGAACTCCATGGCCGTCCAGCCCGGCCAGCGCATCGCGCTGGGCCAACGGATCGGAGCCATGGGCACGACAGGCCGCTCGACCGGCGTCCACCTGCACTATGAGGTATGGATGGATGGCCGACCCCAGAACCCCGCACGCTTCATGAGAGCCGGAGATCAACTTGTTCAATAA
- a CDS encoding peroxiredoxin yields the protein MTEITTGSKAPAFDMPADGGARATLSGPTVLYFYPKADTPGCTNEAKDFTEHADAFAAAGVTVIGVSKDPVKKLDRFKAKYDLKVTLASDEETGVTEAYGVWVEKSMYGKTYMGIERATFLIDASGTVRQVWRKVSVKGHADAVLAAAKAL from the coding sequence ATGACCGAGATCACCACGGGCTCCAAAGCCCCCGCCTTCGACATGCCCGCCGACGGCGGTGCCCGCGCCACCCTGTCCGGCCCTACGGTCCTGTATTTCTACCCCAAGGCCGACACGCCCGGCTGCACCAATGAGGCGAAGGACTTCACCGAACACGCCGACGCCTTCGCCGCCGCCGGGGTCACGGTCATCGGCGTGTCGAAGGATCCGGTAAAGAAGCTCGACCGGTTCAAGGCCAAATACGACCTCAAGGTCACCCTGGCCTCCGACGAGGAGACCGGCGTCACCGAGGCTTATGGCGTCTGGGTCGAGAAGAGCATGTACGGCAAGACCTATATGGGCATCGAGCGCGCGACCTTCCTGATCGACGCGTCAGGAACGGTCCGTCAGGTCTGGCGCAAGGTGTCGGTCAAGGGGCATGCGGACGCCGTTCTGGCCGCTGCAAAGGCGCTCTGA
- a CDS encoding penicillin-binding protein 1A, whose protein sequence is MRRAVGSLESAVKVAERWFVMAGVALLGAIALAGLIVAVYAAWLFHDLPDASELADYRPATATRVYAGDGTLIGEFSDERRIYVPYEQIPPLVVKAFLAAEDRNFFQHGGIDVSGLGRAMLKNVLNAATGRRLEGGSTITQQVAKNVLLTNESSIGRKLKEAILSSRLETTLSKEQILELYLNEIFLGYRSYGVASAAYNYFGKSLEQLTPDEAAFLAALPKGPNNYHPKRHPAAAKGRRDWVLGEMAQNGFITQAQLVEGRARPLNAQAAPRRAEYQDADFFVEEARRQAAANPDFGRELNAGGFYMRTTLDPSLQTAARDALMRGLENYDRRHGWRGAWGTTDFAPGWQAVALRQQAPPERREWRAAAVESVSGNTVRVRTARDDDTGTLLTADAAWANASRPLRRGDLIFVEPRAGQFALKQVPAVNGALVAIEPQSGRVLAMVGGYSYALSSFNRATQAQRQPGSSFKPFVYAAALEGDFTPASIVVDGPISFAGGPNGRRWTPENYSRRYYGPSTLRRGLELSRNVMTVRLADSIGMQKVVDLAARMGVASNLQPNLSVSLGAGEVTPYNLTAAYSAFVNGGRRVNPYLIEYVQDRDGETIYRADQRRCRDCTRAFAGQASPFLEPRGTQVIDPITAYQISSMLEGVVQRGTAASARGLGRWVGGKTGTTNEYRSAWFVGFTTDIVVGVFIGFDDNRSLGSGEAGASAAVPVFIDFMEDALKERPARPFVRPRGAIFRTVNGIEEAFRPGTERRREDERQAEEAATPEGPQSYNDVIQREAEAAAGVTSGQTAQPTSPPPPTRQEPAEDLSGLY, encoded by the coding sequence ATGCGACGCGCGGTCGGGTCGTTGGAGTCTGCGGTGAAGGTTGCCGAACGCTGGTTCGTGATGGCGGGTGTGGCCCTGTTGGGGGCGATCGCCCTGGCGGGGCTCATTGTCGCCGTCTATGCGGCCTGGCTCTTCCACGACCTGCCCGACGCGTCCGAGCTGGCGGACTATCGTCCGGCCACCGCGACGCGGGTCTATGCCGGGGACGGCACACTGATCGGCGAGTTCTCGGACGAGCGGCGCATCTATGTGCCCTATGAGCAGATCCCGCCGCTGGTGGTGAAGGCCTTTCTGGCGGCGGAAGACCGCAACTTCTTCCAGCACGGCGGCATCGACGTGTCGGGCCTCGGCCGCGCCATGCTCAAGAACGTCCTGAACGCCGCGACCGGGCGACGCCTGGAGGGTGGCTCGACCATCACCCAGCAGGTGGCCAAGAACGTCCTGCTGACGAACGAATCGAGCATCGGCCGGAAGCTGAAGGAGGCCATCCTTTCCAGTCGTCTGGAAACGACCCTGTCCAAGGAGCAGATCCTCGAGCTGTATCTGAACGAGATATTCCTGGGTTATCGCTCGTATGGGGTGGCTTCGGCCGCCTACAACTATTTCGGCAAGTCGCTGGAACAGCTGACGCCGGACGAGGCGGCCTTCCTGGCGGCCCTGCCCAAGGGGCCGAACAACTATCACCCCAAACGCCACCCCGCCGCCGCCAAGGGCCGGCGCGACTGGGTGCTGGGCGAGATGGCCCAGAACGGATTCATCACCCAGGCCCAACTGGTCGAGGGTCGTGCCCGCCCCCTGAACGCCCAGGCCGCCCCGCGCCGGGCCGAGTATCAGGACGCCGATTTCTTCGTCGAGGAAGCGCGCCGTCAGGCGGCGGCGAATCCGGACTTCGGCCGCGAACTGAACGCCGGCGGCTTCTATATGCGCACGACGCTGGATCCGTCGCTGCAGACGGCGGCCCGCGACGCCCTGATGCGTGGCCTCGAGAATTATGACCGTCGGCATGGCTGGCGTGGGGCCTGGGGCACGACCGATTTCGCGCCCGGCTGGCAGGCCGTGGCGCTTCGCCAGCAGGCACCGCCGGAACGCCGCGAATGGCGAGCTGCTGCGGTCGAGAGCGTGTCGGGTAACACGGTCCGGGTCCGCACCGCGCGTGATGACGATACCGGCACCCTGCTGACGGCCGATGCGGCCTGGGCCAATGCCAGCCGTCCGCTGCGGCGCGGCGACCTGATCTTCGTCGAGCCCCGGGCGGGTCAGTTCGCATTGAAGCAGGTCCCGGCCGTCAACGGAGCGCTCGTGGCGATCGAGCCCCAGTCGGGGCGGGTTCTGGCGATGGTCGGCGGTTACTCCTATGCCCTGTCCAGCTTCAACCGCGCGACCCAGGCCCAGAGACAGCCGGGATCCTCCTTCAAGCCCTTCGTCTATGCGGCTGCGCTGGAAGGCGATTTCACGCCCGCCTCGATCGTCGTCGATGGACCGATCAGTTTTGCCGGGGGGCCGAACGGTCGCCGCTGGACACCCGAGAACTACAGCCGCCGCTACTACGGCCCCTCGACCCTGCGCCGGGGGCTTGAGCTGTCGCGCAATGTGATGACCGTTCGTCTTGCCGACAGCATCGGCATGCAGAAGGTCGTCGATCTGGCGGCCCGGATGGGCGTGGCCAGCAATCTGCAGCCGAACCTGTCCGTCTCGCTGGGTGCGGGAGAAGTCACCCCCTACAATCTGACGGCCGCCTATTCGGCCTTTGTGAACGGCGGCCGGCGGGTGAACCCCTATCTGATCGAATACGTCCAGGACCGCGACGGCGAGACCATCTACCGCGCCGATCAGCGGCGGTGCCGGGACTGTACGCGCGCCTTTGCGGGCCAGGCCTCGCCGTTCCTGGAGCCGCGCGGCACCCAGGTCATCGACCCCATCACCGCCTATCAGATCAGCTCCATGCTGGAGGGCGTGGTCCAGCGCGGGACGGCCGCCAGCGCCCGTGGCCTGGGGCGTTGGGTCGGGGGCAAGACGGGGACGACCAACGAGTACCGCTCCGCATGGTTCGTCGGCTTCACGACCGATATCGTGGTCGGGGTTTTCATCGGCTTCGACGACAACCGGTCGCTGGGTTCCGGCGAGGCCGGTGCATCGGCCGCCGTGCCGGTGTTCATCGACTTCATGGAGGACGCCCTGAAGGAACGGCCGGCCCGTCCGTTCGTGCGTCCGCGCGGGGCCATCTTCCGCACCGTCAACGGCATCGAGGAAGCGTTCCGGCCCGGCACGGAACGCCGTCGCGAGGACGAGCGCCAGGCCGAGGAGGCTGCCACTCCGGAGGGTCCCCAGAGCTACAATGACGTCATCCAGCGCGAGGCCGAGGCGGCGGCCGGCGTGACGTCTGGGCAGACCGCCCAGCCGACCTCTCCACCACCGCCGACCAGACAGGAACCCGCCGAGGACTTGAGCGGGCTGTACTGA